One part of the Dioscorea cayenensis subsp. rotundata cultivar TDr96_F1 chromosome 2, TDr96_F1_v2_PseudoChromosome.rev07_lg8_w22 25.fasta, whole genome shotgun sequence genome encodes these proteins:
- the LOC120280259 gene encoding LYR motif-containing protein At3g19508-like: MERAARAYRAVLRLVRRLPAETRPYYSKYARENFVNYREVDDSTSLDELFRRAYTHTTWVLNKYSIDEKVAHRLKEICNS, from the exons ATGGAGAGAGCTGCGCGCGCGTACCGCGCTGTGCTGAGGCTGGTGCGGCGGCTGCCGGCGGAGACGAGGCCATACTACTCCAAGTACGCGAGAGAGAACTTCGTCAACTACCGAGAAGTCGATGATTCCACCTCCCTTGATGAACTCTTCCGCCGCGCCTACACACACACCACCTGGGTCCTCAACAAG TATTCTATTGATGAGAAGGTTGCTCATAGGTTGAAGGAGATTTGCAACAGTTGA
- the LOC120274655 gene encoding NAC domain-containing protein 96-like, with product MRLPRGCRFDPNEFELIQYLSDKVNGCPDPGQGLIKDDIDAYASSPDLLSANFCPDDGDGRLFCFTPIKFRKGLRCRDRSTPDGHWKATDARRRIDDKVGNPVGCVQTLSYYLREKGGCEV from the exons ATGAGGCTTCCTCGTGGTTGTCGTTTCGATCCCAACGAGTTCGAGCTCATTCAGTACCTCTCCGACAAGGTCAACGGATGCCCGGATCCTGGCCAGGGTTTGATCAAAGACGACATTGATGCTTATGCCTCCAGCCCTGATCTTTTGTCTG CTAATTTTTGCCCAGATGATGGGGATGGGAGGTTATTTTGTTTCACCCCTATCAAATTTAGAAAGGGGCTTCGTTGCAGGGATCGCAGCACCCCAGATGGTCACTGGAAAGCTACAGATGCCAGGCGTAGGATCGATGATAAAGTGGGAAATCCGGTTGGATGCGTGCAAACATTAAGTTATTACCTTCGGGAAAAGGGGGGTTGTGAGGTCTAA
- the LOC120269925 gene encoding uncharacterized protein LOC120269925 — protein sequence MKEYTLPNCQNVGLCVIYSSLNRYKKSNKERDSCLKPIQNQSSLSYNASSKDDVSNFRSSQGSPSTHGVSISYSSAVGACSGSVNIDGTGGAGLIDDHLFLDPSWEEFISFSGHNVLSAAKLPCLPDNGWPDGGDTDIFKLEDVAGPNNWPDLLLEEVDSPKLDLELCNSDIYGTKPDSKM from the exons ATGAAGGAATACACCCTTCCTAATTGCCAAAAT GTGGGTCTCTGTGTGATATATTCTTCACTGAACAGATATAAGAAGTCAAACAAAGAGAGGGACAGTTGCCTGAAGCCTATCCAGAACCAAAGCTCTTTATCTTATAATGCTTCCAGCAAAGATGATGTTTCCAACTTTAGGTCATCCCAGGGATCGCCATCTACCCATGGAGTAAGTATCAGCTATTCAAGTGCTGTTGGTGCATGCTCAGGATCAGTAAATATTGATGGTACGGGTGGAGCAGGCCTTATAGACGACCATTTATTTCTTGACCCGTCCTGGGAAGAATTCATCTCATTTAGTGGTCACAACGTACTTTCGGCAGCAAAACTTCCTTGTTTACCAGATAATGGATGGCCTGATGGAGGTGACACTGATATCTTCAAACTTGAGGATGTTGCAGGTCCAAATAATTGGCCTGACCTCTTGCTGGAGGAAGTTGACTCACCAAAGTTAGACCTGGAGCTCTGCAATAGTGATATTTATGGAACCAAACCTGATTCAAAAATGTAG